The following proteins are encoded in a genomic region of Arachis ipaensis cultivar K30076 chromosome B02, Araip1.1, whole genome shotgun sequence:
- the LOC110269165 gene encoding uncharacterized protein LOC110269165, whose protein sequence is MASEKSFVVLVHHKGSIKRKTRSGMKFTDKNPLSIFIRPTTIYDEFVNSILQKLGLQGVKRVHKLFYRIPILVLQEIVKYDCFTIGSDEDLQDLFHCRRQFPEVWTPELLAKPVGASSSVPVHEPPVEPIASPSFAVDLNCSRGGEVGIVDVVPTSLQCAAPAGLGDALLDDVDDDDVEPDIIADDSGDDIGASDPAGAGGGSSSGTQ, encoded by the exons ATGGCTAGTGAGAAAAGTTTTGTAGTGTTGGTTCATCACAAAGGATCGATTAAGAGGAAAACACGATCTGGAAtgaagttcactgataagaaTCCTCTCAGTATTTTTATCAGGCCTACGACGATCTATGATGAGTTTGTGAATTCTATACTACAGAAACTTGGTCTGCAAGGCGTGAAACGAGTTCACAAGTTATTCTATCGCATTCCGATCTTAGTGCTGCAAGAAAtagtgaagtatgattgtttcacgatcgggagtgatgaggacttgcaggaCCTGTTTCATTGTCGTCGGCAGTTTCCTGAGGTTTGGACACCTGAGCTGTTGGcgaa ACCTGTTGGTGCATCTTCGTCCGTCCCTGTGCATGAACCTCCGGTCGAGCCTATCGCCTCCCCGtcgttcgctgttgatctcaACTGTAGTAGAGGTGGAGAGGTTGGAATAGTGGATGTTGTGCCGACTTCTTTACAGTGTGCTGCACCGGCTGGTCTGGGCGATGCATTGCTGGATGATGTTGACGATGATGATGTGGAGCCGGATATCATTGCGGATGACAGTGGTGATGATATTGGAGCGAGTGATCCAGCTGGGGCTggaggtggttctagctctggcacacagtAG
- the LOC107628161 gene encoding protein MAIN-LIKE 1-like, with the protein MGDNPDRLYRLDGVAHIVGVINEEPQRCILSMRRQQVMRLDERYVPYLQIAGLYHLARLNERWFRLDEPLVSAFVEQWRPETHTFHMPFGKCTIIRQDVAYQLGLSVDGRYVSGCLTDFQTYIQGGRPAWVWFQELLGVLRPANQIQKFAVNCSWFQEMFGECPEGADEEIVRRYARAYIMMLLGTQLFADKSGNRIHIRWLPYVARLENMGGYSWGSASLAWLYRCMCRVANRHVVKLAGPLQLLQSWIFWRFPGFRPTGYDTFSWPLASSEKGPRVQMWRLKIDLLQAGDFIWMLYSSPDVLQVVHPNVLEPRHTALWQCVTTLIYFAVVEWHLIDRVLPQFGGVQMQQAVCWSSRPVQSRRAT; encoded by the exons ATGGGGGATAATCCGGACAGACTATATCGTTTAGATGGAGTAGCTCATATAGTCGGGGTCATCAACGAAGAG CCCCAGCGATGCATCTTGAGCATGCGACGGCAGCAGGTCATGCGACTGGACGAGAggtacgttccgtacttgcagatagcgggattataccatcttgcgaggcTGAACGAGAGATGGTTCAGATTGGATGAACCCCTTGTGAGTGCTTTCGTCGAGCagtggcgtccggagacgcacacatTTCACATGCCGTTCGGAAAGTGCACGATCATACGgcaggacgtggcgtaccagtTGGGGTTGTCGGTCGACGGACGATATGTCAGTGGTTGCTTGACGGATTTCCAGACATACATCCAGGGTGGCCGTCCAGCTTGGgtgtggttccaggagttgcttggTGTGTTACGTCCTGCGAACCAAATCCAGAAGTTTGCAGTGAACTGCAGTTGGTTCCAGGAGATGTTTGGAGAGTGCCCTGAGGGAGCCGACGAGGAGATAGTCAGGCGCTATGCTCGGGCATATATCATGATGCTGTTAGGCACTCAGCTCtttgccgacaagtccggcaacCGTATTCACATTAGGTGGCTACCCTACGTGGCTAGGCTTGAGAATATGGGTGGCTACAGCTGGGGGTCGGCGTCACTCGcgtggttgtaccggtgcatgtgccgagtggctAACAGACATGTGGTGAAGCTAGCGGGTCCGTTACAGCTACTTCAGTCTTGGATCTTCTGGCGCTTTCCTGGGTTTAGACCTACTGGGTATGACACGTTCAGCTGGCCCTTGGCCTCGAG CGAGAAGGGACCACGAGTGCAGATGTGGAGGCTGAAGATAGACCTGTTACAGGCTGGGGAT TTTATTTGGATGCTGTATAGCTCTCCCGACGTCCTTCAGGTTGTGCATCCGAACGTGTTGGAGCCTCGGCATACGGCGTTATGGCAGTGTGTGACGACATTGATATATTTCGCCGTCGTAGAGTGGCACCTGATTGATCGGGTGCTACCGCAGTTTGGTGGAGTACAAATGCAACAGGcagtatgttggagttcccgtcctgtgcaatcgcgacGAGCAACGTAG